One genomic segment of Couchioplanes caeruleus includes these proteins:
- a CDS encoding PIN domain-containing protein codes for MPLTVFVDANVLVSRCLRDWLVLMALDSEHTAYQMKWSEAVLAEAFYHLRRKRPDAPEQTIERWRRVLDEAFPEAKVTGFDPASVPQPADVNDHHVLAAAYAGEVDILLTADGDADNFQQCLDEVDAGIDVQHPDDFLCMLAERHPQLVRRRFMNQIEYIQGRQQTDEDAAADSSLDSLDAAGAKRFSFLLRTDERFRNWTVETITIRDS; via the coding sequence GTGCCGCTTACTGTGTTCGTCGACGCCAACGTGCTGGTCTCGCGGTGCCTGCGGGACTGGCTTGTCCTCATGGCGCTGGACAGCGAGCACACCGCCTACCAGATGAAGTGGAGCGAGGCCGTCCTGGCCGAGGCGTTCTATCACCTCCGCCGCAAACGCCCGGATGCTCCGGAGCAGACGATCGAACGCTGGCGGAGGGTGCTGGACGAGGCGTTTCCTGAGGCCAAGGTCACCGGGTTCGACCCTGCGTCCGTTCCCCAGCCAGCCGACGTCAACGATCACCATGTGCTCGCCGCCGCCTACGCTGGCGAAGTCGACATCCTCCTCACCGCCGACGGCGACGCCGACAACTTCCAGCAGTGCCTCGACGAGGTCGACGCCGGAATCGACGTCCAGCATCCCGACGACTTCCTGTGCATGCTCGCTGAGCGGCATCCTCAGCTCGTCCGCCGCCGATTCATGAATCAGATCGAGTACATCCAGGGCAGGCAGCAGACGGATGAGGATGCCGCCGCGGACTCAAGCCTGGACAGCCTCGACGCAGCCGGCGCCAAACGCTTCTCGTTCCTGCTCCGCACCGACGAACGCTTCCGGAACTGGACCGTCGAGACGATCACCATCCGCGACTCGTAA